Proteins encoded by one window of Sciurus carolinensis chromosome 12, mSciCar1.2, whole genome shotgun sequence:
- the Atp5f1c gene encoding ATP synthase subunit gamma, mitochondrial isoform X2 translates to MFSRASVAGLSARALQPQWIQVRNMATLKDITRRLKSIKNIQKITKSMKMVAAAKYARAERELKPARVYGVGSLALYEKADIKVPEDKKKHLLIGVSSDRGLCGAIHSSVAKQMKSEVATLTAAGKEVMLVGVGDKIRGILHRTHSDQFLVTFKDVGRKPPTFGDASVIALELLNSGYEFDEGSIIFNRFRSVISYKTEEKPIFSLNTIASAESMSIYDDIDADVLQNYQEYNLANIIYYSLKESTTSEQSARMTAMDNASKNASEMIDKLTLTFNRTRQAVITKELIEIISGAAAL, encoded by the exons GATCCAAGTTCGAAATATGGCAACTTTGAAAGATA TTACCAGGCGACTAAAATCAATCAAAAACATCCAGAAAATTACCAAGTCTATGAAAATGGTAGCAGCAGCAAAATATGCCCGAGCTGAAAGGGAACTGAAACCGGCTCGAGTATACGGAGTAGGATCTTTGG ctCTGTATGAAAAAGCTGATATTAAGGTACCTGAAGACAAGAAGAAACACCTCCTTATTGGTGTGTCCTCAGATCGAGGACTTTGTGGTGCTATTCATTCCTCGGTGGCCAAACAGATGAAAAGTGAGGTGGCTACACTTACAGCAGCCGGAAAAGAAGTGATGCTTGTTGGGGTTGGTGATAAAATCAGAGGCATACTTCATAG GACTCATTCAGACCAGTTTTTGGTGACATTCAAAGATGTGGGAAGAAAGCCCCCTACTTTTGGAGATGCATCAGTCATTGCTCTGGAATTACTAAATTCTGGATATGAGTTTGATGAAGGCTCTATCATCTTTAATCGATTCAG GTCTGTAATCTCCTATAAGACAGAAGAAAAGCCTATCTTTTCTCTTAATACTATTGCAAGTGCTG AGAGCATGAGCATCTATGACGATATTGATGCTGACGTGCTGcaaaattaccaagaatacaatcTGGCCAACATCATCTACTACTCCCTGAAGGAGTCTACCACTAGCGAGCAGAGCGCTAGGATGACAGCTATGGACAATGCCAGCAAGAACGCTT CTGAGATGATTGATAAATTGACTTTGACATTCAACCGCACCCGACAAGCTGTCATCACAAAAGAATTGATTGAAATTATCTCTGGGGCTGCAGCTCT gtaa
- the Atp5f1c gene encoding ATP synthase subunit gamma, mitochondrial isoform X3, with product MFSRASVAGLSARALQPQWIQVRNMATLKDITRRLKSIKNIQKITKSMKMVAAAKYARAERELKPARVYGVGSLALYEKADIKVPEDKKKHLLIGVSSDRGLCGAIHSSVAKQMKSEVATLTAAGKEVMLVGVGDKIRGILHRTHSDQFLVTFKDVGRKPPTFGDASVIALELLNSGYEFDEGSIIFNRFRSVISYKTEEKPIFSLNTIASAESMSIYDDIDADVLQNYQEYNLANIIYYSLKESTTSEQSARMTAMDNASKNASEMIDKLTLTFNRTRQAVITKELIEIISGAAAL from the exons GATCCAAGTTCGAAATATGGCAACTTTGAAAGATA TTACCAGGCGACTAAAATCAATCAAAAACATCCAGAAAATTACCAAGTCTATGAAAATGGTAGCAGCAGCAAAATATGCCCGAGCTGAAAGGGAACTGAAACCGGCTCGAGTATACGGAGTAGGATCTTTGG ctCTGTATGAAAAAGCTGATATTAAGGTACCTGAAGACAAGAAGAAACACCTCCTTATTGGTGTGTCCTCAGATCGAGGACTTTGTGGTGCTATTCATTCCTCGGTGGCCAAACAGATGAAAAGTGAGGTGGCTACACTTACAGCAGCCGGAAAAGAAGTGATGCTTGTTGGGGTTGGTGATAAAATCAGAGGCATACTTCATAG GACTCATTCAGACCAGTTTTTGGTGACATTCAAAGATGTGGGAAGAAAGCCCCCTACTTTTGGAGATGCATCAGTCATTGCTCTGGAATTACTAAATTCTGGATATGAGTTTGATGAAGGCTCTATCATCTTTAATCGATTCAG GTCTGTAATCTCCTATAAGACAGAAGAAAAGCCTATCTTTTCTCTTAATACTATTGCAAGTGCTG AGAGCATGAGCATCTATGACGATATTGATGCTGACGTGCTGcaaaattaccaagaatacaatcTGGCCAACATCATCTACTACTCCCTGAAGGAGTCTACCACTAGCGAGCAGAGCGCTAGGATGACAGCTATGGACAATGCCAGCAAGAACGCTT CTGAGATGATTGATAAATTGACTTTGACATTCAACCGCACCCGACAAGCTGTCATCACAAAAGAATTGATTGAAATTATCTCTGGGGCTGCAGCTCTGTAA
- the Atp5f1c gene encoding ATP synthase subunit gamma, mitochondrial isoform X1, which produces MFSRASVAGLSARALQPQWIQVRNMATLKDITRRLKSIKNIQKITKSMKMVAAAKYARAERELKPARVYGVGSLALYEKADIKVPEDKKKHLLIGVSSDRGLCGAIHSSVAKQMKSEVATLTAAGKEVMLVGVGDKIRGILHRTHSDQFLVTFKDVGRKPPTFGDASVIALELLNSGYEFDEGSIIFNRFRSVISYKTEEKPIFSLNTIASAESMSIYDDIDADVLQNYQEYNLANIIYYSLKESTTSEQSARMTAMDNASKNASEMIDKLTLTFNRTRQAVITKELIEIISGAAALD; this is translated from the exons GATCCAAGTTCGAAATATGGCAACTTTGAAAGATA TTACCAGGCGACTAAAATCAATCAAAAACATCCAGAAAATTACCAAGTCTATGAAAATGGTAGCAGCAGCAAAATATGCCCGAGCTGAAAGGGAACTGAAACCGGCTCGAGTATACGGAGTAGGATCTTTGG ctCTGTATGAAAAAGCTGATATTAAGGTACCTGAAGACAAGAAGAAACACCTCCTTATTGGTGTGTCCTCAGATCGAGGACTTTGTGGTGCTATTCATTCCTCGGTGGCCAAACAGATGAAAAGTGAGGTGGCTACACTTACAGCAGCCGGAAAAGAAGTGATGCTTGTTGGGGTTGGTGATAAAATCAGAGGCATACTTCATAG GACTCATTCAGACCAGTTTTTGGTGACATTCAAAGATGTGGGAAGAAAGCCCCCTACTTTTGGAGATGCATCAGTCATTGCTCTGGAATTACTAAATTCTGGATATGAGTTTGATGAAGGCTCTATCATCTTTAATCGATTCAG GTCTGTAATCTCCTATAAGACAGAAGAAAAGCCTATCTTTTCTCTTAATACTATTGCAAGTGCTG AGAGCATGAGCATCTATGACGATATTGATGCTGACGTGCTGcaaaattaccaagaatacaatcTGGCCAACATCATCTACTACTCCCTGAAGGAGTCTACCACTAGCGAGCAGAGCGCTAGGATGACAGCTATGGACAATGCCAGCAAGAACGCTT CTGAGATGATTGATAAATTGACTTTGACATTCAACCGCACCCGACAAGCTGTCATCACAAAAGAATTGATTGAAATTATCTCTGGGGCTGCAGCTCT GGATTAA